A part of Tessaracoccus timonensis genomic DNA contains:
- the hutG gene encoding formimidoylglutamase yields the protein MIWTGRTDGDGPEHARWHQRISTDAPAGSHISLLGFGSDEGVRRNQGRQGAAAAPAELRRALAPMALHHHLADGSVRLHDLGDVTVEGEDLEAGQAAMGHRIGDALAADGNVLTVVLGGGHETAWASYLGLTASGVVAGQRWGVLNLDAHFDLRSAERPTSGTPFQQMALAQSDAGEAFRYGVIGIAEPSNTGTLFQRADELDVDYLFDVDCSTQRVIEFAENFIAGLDAVYLTIDLDVLPAATAPGVSAPASLGVPARAIVGAVRTVAASGKLRLMDVVELNPKYDVDGRTAKLGARLISEATVCLPQVRPLRRPDRRY from the coding sequence ATGATCTGGACAGGCAGAACCGACGGCGACGGGCCCGAGCACGCCCGGTGGCACCAGCGCATCAGCACCGACGCCCCCGCCGGCAGCCACATTTCGTTGCTGGGTTTCGGCTCCGATGAAGGGGTTCGCCGCAACCAGGGGCGCCAGGGTGCAGCCGCCGCCCCTGCCGAGTTGCGCCGCGCGCTCGCGCCGATGGCGCTGCACCATCATCTCGCGGACGGCTCCGTCCGGCTGCACGATCTGGGCGACGTGACCGTCGAGGGCGAGGATCTTGAGGCCGGGCAAGCGGCGATGGGTCACCGCATCGGCGACGCGCTGGCCGCCGACGGCAACGTCCTCACCGTGGTGCTGGGCGGCGGGCACGAGACGGCGTGGGCGTCGTACCTGGGGCTCACTGCGTCGGGCGTGGTGGCCGGGCAGCGGTGGGGTGTGCTGAACCTCGACGCGCACTTCGACCTGCGCAGCGCCGAGCGCCCCACTTCTGGCACCCCGTTCCAGCAGATGGCCCTGGCCCAAAGCGACGCGGGCGAGGCGTTCCGCTACGGCGTGATCGGCATCGCTGAGCCCTCGAACACCGGCACCCTCTTCCAGCGCGCCGACGAGCTCGACGTCGATTACCTGTTCGACGTGGATTGCTCTACGCAGCGTGTGATCGAATTCGCCGAGAACTTCATCGCTGGCCTGGACGCGGTCTACCTCACCATCGACCTGGATGTACTGCCGGCGGCCACCGCTCCGGGCGTCTCCGCCCCCGCGTCGCTGGGCGTGCCGGCGCGCGCCATCGTCGGGGCGGTCCGAACCGTCGCGGCGTCCGGGAAGCTGCGGCTCATGGACGTCGTCGAGTTGAACCCCAAGTACGACGTCGACGGGCGCACGGCCAAGCTGGGTGCACGTCTCATTTCGGAGGCGACGGTCTGCCTGCCGCAGGTGCGCCCACTGCGGCGCCCGGACCGTCGCTACTAG
- a CDS encoding IclR family transcriptional regulator, with product MGKVPAAESTLAVLTFLAGQSRPVAASRIAATLSIPRSTTYDLLGVLVAAGFVIRYDAERAYGLGPAAYELSFAYQRQAPLAIVGGKVARRVVDQLGETCHIAVLQGRDVLYVVEQRAAGRPSLVTDVGVRLPAHLTASGRALLGALPPAQLRAMYAGVSTLERMGAEGSLEYSPSRVISEAAETARRGFAVEDGEVTTGLRSHAVPVVNRAGWPIAAVATTFEQAPAGGVEVLREAAEELRRALA from the coding sequence ATGGGCAAGGTGCCGGCGGCGGAGTCGACGCTTGCCGTGCTCACTTTTCTGGCGGGGCAGTCGCGCCCAGTGGCGGCCAGTCGGATTGCCGCGACGCTCAGCATCCCGCGTTCCACCACCTACGACCTCCTCGGCGTGCTCGTCGCAGCCGGGTTCGTGATTCGATACGACGCTGAACGCGCCTACGGGCTCGGGCCGGCGGCCTACGAGCTCAGCTTCGCCTACCAACGCCAAGCGCCGCTCGCGATCGTCGGCGGCAAGGTGGCCCGCAGAGTCGTCGACCAGCTGGGGGAAACGTGTCACATCGCGGTGCTTCAAGGTCGCGATGTGCTGTACGTCGTGGAGCAACGCGCGGCGGGGCGCCCGTCGCTGGTGACCGACGTCGGGGTGCGTCTGCCCGCGCATCTCACCGCGTCGGGGCGGGCACTGCTGGGGGCGCTGCCGCCCGCGCAGCTGCGGGCGATGTATGCGGGCGTGTCGACGTTAGAGCGCATGGGCGCCGAGGGGTCGCTTGAGTACTCGCCGTCGCGGGTGATCTCCGAAGCGGCTGAGACCGCGCGCCGCGGGTTCGCCGTCGAAGATGGGGAAGTCACGACGGGGTTACGCTCGCACGCGGTGCCCGTCGTGAACCGGGCGGGCTGGCCGATCGCCGCCGTCGCAACCACGTTCGAGCAGGCGCCGGCAGGGGGCGTCGAGGTGCTGCGCGAGGCGGCGGAGGAGCTGCGACGCGCCCTCGCCTGA
- a CDS encoding urocanate hydratase, with amino-acid sequence MRTIRAPRGTEITAKSWSTEAPMRMLMNNLDPEVAERPEDLVVYGGTGRAARSWEAFDAIVATLKELEEDETLLVQSGKPVGVVRTNKWAPRVLIANSNLVGDWATWEHFRKLEAEGLMMYGQMTAGSWIYIATQGILQGTFETFAAVAKKRFDGSLAGTITLTAGCGGMGGAQPLAVTLNGGVVIIVEVDRSRLERRQAKRYLDEIADDLDDAVARANRAAQEKRALSVGVVGNAATVFPELLRRQQAGELRIDVVTDQTSAHDPLSYLPEGITVEQWHHEAKRDPEGFTAKARASMAAHVQAMVEFQDAGAEVFDYGNSIRDEARKHGYERAFEFPGFVPAYIRPLFCEGLGPFRWAALSGDPEDIRVTDQALKELFPENEHLHRWLDAAEEFVEFEGLPARICWLGYGERHKAGLLFNRLVAEGKVSAPIVIGRDHLDSGSVASPYRETEGMLDGTDAVADWPLLNAMTAVSSGATWVSIHHGGGVGIGRSIHAGQVGLADGTELAAAKLEALLTNDPAMGVFRHVDAGYRRAADVAAERGVRIPLEPTIRD; translated from the coding sequence ATGAGAACCATCCGCGCGCCGCGAGGCACCGAGATCACCGCGAAATCATGGTCCACAGAAGCGCCCATGCGCATGCTCATGAACAACCTTGACCCCGAGGTGGCCGAGCGCCCCGAAGACCTCGTCGTCTACGGCGGCACCGGGCGCGCCGCCCGAAGCTGGGAGGCCTTCGACGCCATCGTGGCCACGCTGAAGGAGCTCGAGGAAGACGAGACGCTGCTCGTGCAGTCGGGCAAGCCGGTGGGCGTCGTGCGCACCAACAAGTGGGCGCCGCGCGTGCTCATCGCGAACTCCAACCTCGTCGGCGACTGGGCCACCTGGGAGCACTTCCGCAAGCTCGAGGCCGAAGGCCTCATGATGTACGGCCAGATGACCGCCGGTTCCTGGATCTACATCGCCACGCAGGGCATCCTCCAGGGCACCTTCGAGACCTTCGCGGCCGTCGCGAAGAAGCGCTTCGACGGGTCGCTCGCCGGCACCATCACCCTCACCGCCGGCTGCGGCGGCATGGGTGGCGCCCAGCCGCTCGCCGTGACGCTGAACGGCGGCGTGGTGATCATCGTCGAAGTGGATCGCTCGAGGCTCGAGCGGCGCCAAGCCAAGCGCTACTTGGATGAGATTGCCGACGACCTCGACGACGCCGTCGCGCGCGCCAACCGCGCGGCGCAGGAGAAGCGGGCGCTGTCGGTGGGTGTGGTCGGTAACGCGGCGACGGTGTTCCCCGAGCTGCTGCGGCGTCAGCAAGCAGGCGAGCTGCGGATCGACGTCGTGACCGACCAGACGTCGGCGCACGACCCGCTGAGCTACCTGCCCGAAGGCATCACCGTCGAGCAGTGGCACCACGAGGCGAAACGTGACCCGGAGGGGTTCACCGCGAAGGCCCGCGCGTCGATGGCCGCGCACGTGCAGGCGATGGTGGAGTTCCAGGACGCGGGTGCCGAGGTGTTCGACTACGGCAACTCGATCCGGGACGAGGCGCGCAAGCACGGTTACGAGCGTGCGTTTGAGTTCCCGGGGTTCGTGCCGGCGTACATTCGCCCCCTGTTTTGCGAGGGGCTCGGCCCCTTCCGCTGGGCGGCGCTGTCGGGTGATCCGGAGGACATCCGCGTCACCGACCAGGCGCTGAAGGAGCTCTTCCCCGAGAACGAGCACCTGCACCGCTGGCTCGATGCGGCCGAGGAGTTCGTCGAGTTCGAGGGGCTGCCCGCGCGCATTTGCTGGCTTGGCTACGGCGAACGCCACAAGGCCGGCCTCCTGTTCAACCGCCTCGTGGCCGAGGGCAAGGTGTCCGCCCCCATCGTGATTGGCCGCGACCACCTCGATTCCGGTTCCGTCGCATCCCCCTACCGCGAGACCGAGGGCATGCTCGATGGCACGGACGCCGTCGCCGACTGGCCGCTGCTGAACGCCATGACCGCGGTGTCGTCGGGCGCCACCTGGGTGTCTATCCACCACGGTGGCGGTGTTGGCATCGGGCGGTCGATCCACGCGGGCCAGGTAGGCCTGGCCGACGGTACCGAGCTCGCTGCGGCGAAGCTCGAGGCGCTGCTCACCAACGACCCCGCGATGGGTGTGTTCCGCCACGTCGACGCGGGCTACCGCCGCGCCGCCGACGTGGCCGCCGAGCGCGGCGTCCGCATCCCGCTTGAACCGACGATCCGCGACTAA